From the genome of Labedella gwakjiensis:
ACGATCTCCGGCCTCGTGTCGGAGCTCGTGGAGCGGGGCCTCGTCCTCGAGGTGGAGCCGAGGTCGACCAAGCAGGTGGGGCGTCCGAGCCCCGTCGTGCAGGCCTCGTCGACCGTCGTCGCGATCGCGATCGTGCCGGAGATCGACGCCGTCACGATGGCGCTCGTCACGTTCGACCGTCAGGTCCTGCGGCGCGTGCGCTTCGAGACCGAGACCATCCCGACGGTCGTCGAAGCAGTGGAGATCGCCAGCCGTCTGCTCGGCGAGCTCCGGGAGGACCTCACCCCGGAGCACCGCATCGCGGGTATCGGGGTGGCCGTTCCCGGTCTCGTGCGCGCCGCCGACGGCTGCGTGCGATGGGCGCCGCACCTCGGATGGCGCGACGAGCCGCTCGGCGGACTCCTCGAGGAGGCCACGGGCTTCCCCGTGCTCGCGGCGAACGACGCGAACCTCGGCGCGCGCGCCGAGAACCTCTTCGGCGCGGCGATCGACGCGACCCACATGCTCTACATGAACGGCGGGCCGAGCGGCATCGGCGGCGGCATCATCGTGAACGGCGAGCTCGTGAACGGGGCGGAGGGGTACGCCGGGGAGTTCGGTCACAACCGCGTGGCGGCTCCGCCGGACTCGGACGCGACGGAGGGTGAGCTCGAGCAGAGCGTGAGTCAGCAGCGCCTCCTGAGCGTGCTCGGGCTGCGCAGCGCGAGCCTCGACGAGCTCGAGGCGGCTCTCGTCGCCGACGAGCGCGCCGAGGTCCGCGCGGAGGTGCATCGTCAGCTCGGGATCCTGAGCGTGGGCGTGCGCAACATGATCAACATCCTGAACCCGGAGAAGGTCGTCCTCGGAGGGTTCCTCGGAGCCCTCTTCGACCTCGAGTCCGACTACTTCCTCGACCTCCTCGCCTCCCACACGCTGCAGCCTCCGTGGGAGAGCGTCACCGTGGTGCGCGCGGAACTCGGCAGCGACCTGCTCCTCGTCGGAGCGGCGGAGCTCGTCTTCGACGGCGTCGTCGCCCGCGCCGACCTCTGACGATCGGCCACCGTTGTCGGGGTGGTCACCACCCGTCGACGGGCTCGGGGTCGTCGGCGAACTATTCGAAGCGGCTGCTGAGGACGACGGTCCGGGTGTCGTCGTCGAGGAACACCACGCTCCGGTACTCGTCCGGGGAGAAGAGCGCGTCGAGGGCGTCGGACCGCAGGAAGGGTCCGTCGGGCAGCTCGTCCTCGAGGCCGGGGTCGAGGACGGGAGTCTCGGTCGTCGGCTGCGCATCGGTCTCCGTGAGGAGGGCCGCGTAGTCGGAGTCGTCGAGCGTGACGACGGCGTCGATCCAGTACGTGCTCGGA
Proteins encoded in this window:
- a CDS encoding ROK family transcriptional regulator, whose translation is MSTPSRDETHRPGGPERAASANLSTILRRVHRAGPASRAELTRETGLNRSTISGLVSELVERGLVLEVEPRSTKQVGRPSPVVQASSTVVAIAIVPEIDAVTMALVTFDRQVLRRVRFETETIPTVVEAVEIASRLLGELREDLTPEHRIAGIGVAVPGLVRAADGCVRWAPHLGWRDEPLGGLLEEATGFPVLAANDANLGARAENLFGAAIDATHMLYMNGGPSGIGGGIIVNGELVNGAEGYAGEFGHNRVAAPPDSDATEGELEQSVSQQRLLSVLGLRSASLDELEAALVADERAEVRAEVHRQLGILSVGVRNMINILNPEKVVLGGFLGALFDLESDYFLDLLASHTLQPPWESVTVVRAELGSDLLLVGAAELVFDGVVARADL